ACCTTTTTTATCGGCATGATTTTAGCCACCCGGCATCCTCGTCGCTGGGTGTTCGTGGGGGTTACAGCCGCGCTATTTGTCATGACGGTTTTGTCGGTAGCAATCGGTCAGGCCGTCACTATTTTTCCTGAGCACTACGTTCAGGGGTTAACTGTAACCCTGTTTCTAGGATTTGGCCTCAAGCTGCTGTACGACGCTAGTCGTATGGTCGGAGGCGGTAGCCTGGCCGATGAGCAGGCCGAGGCCCTAGAGGCCGTCGAAGAAAGTGAGGCTGAGGTCAAAAAATGGTCGATCAAAGCCGTGCTGATTCAATCCTTTAGCCTGACCTTTGTGGCGGAGTGGGGCGATCGCACTCAGTTTGCCACCATTGCCCTGGCTGCAGCTAACCATCCGGTGGGCGTGGTGCTGGGGTCAACCCTGGGACATGCGGTGTGTGCTGCGATCGCCGTTGCCTGCGGCAAACTCGTTGCTGGCCGCATTTCAGAGCGCTGGCTGACAACCGTTGGCGGGCTGTTATTTGTCATCTTTGGCCTAGTTGCCGCCGCGGAAATGGTTTAGGGCAAGCTAGCGGTGAGGCCAACTTGCCCAGCAGGCTAGCGAACGCCTGTGCCGTAGGCAATCACCTCAATGGCAATAACGCCTTGGCCGTTGTTGCTGCTCAGCTCAGCGGTTTGAATGCGGATGTTGACAACCTGGTCTGCGCCCCAGCTCAGGGCTGACTCTTCCATCCGCAATATGGCTTCGCGGCGGCCCCGTTCAAGCAGGCTTTCGTAAACCGTGATGCGTCCGCCAAAGAAACTAAATACCCCCGCGATGAACGTCTTAAAAAAGTCGGATGATATGACTACGCTGCCGGTGAATAGTTGTGCCTGATGGGCTTTAGGCAGAGACACTTTAGCCCCAGCAGTGCTGAGCATCAGCCCTTGAATAGCCTGTTCTCGCTGCTGTAACTGACGAAAGTGCTGCTTTTCAGTTCGGGTACCAAAAAAGTAGCCGATCCCTAGCAATACCGCAAAAACAATTAGCTCCTCCATAGCTATTCAACCCGCACGGCGGTGCCGTAGGCAAACAGTTCTGCTGCGCCCTAGGTTAGCGATGCAGTGGCAAAGCGGACGTTGACAATGGCGTTTGCGCCCCGCTTTTGGGCCTCTTGCACCATGTGGCTGGTGGCCTCTTCGCGGGCTTCTTGCAGCAGTTCGGTG
This genomic interval from Nodosilinea sp. FACHB-141 contains the following:
- a CDS encoding TMEM165/GDT1 family protein, with amino-acid sequence MHPLTGFTAGLLFITLSELGDKTFFIGMILATRHPRRWVFVGVTAALFVMTVLSVAIGQAVTIFPEHYVQGLTVTLFLGFGLKLLYDASRMVGGGSLADEQAEALEAVEESEAEVKKWSIKAVLIQSFSLTFVAEWGDRTQFATIALAAANHPVGVVLGSTLGHAVCAAIAVACGKLVAGRISERWLTTVGGLLFVIFGLVAAAEMV
- a CDS encoding YbjQ family protein; translated protein: MEELIVFAVLLGIGYFFGTRTEKQHFRQLQQREQAIQGLMLSTAGAKVSLPKAHQAQLFTGSVVISSDFFKTFIAGVFSFFGGRITVYESLLERGRREAILRMEESALSWGADQVVNIRIQTAELSSNNGQGVIAIEVIAYGTGVR